The Dehalobacter sp. DCM sequence CAGTTAAGGTGGGTGTCATTTCTTGCAGCGGGGAAGATTGCCTGGGTGGCACGATTTCGCGTTTAGCGACGCGTAAAATTCTGGAACGAATTCGTCTGGGAGAAGCGGTGACCATTTGTCTGCCATTATTCATTGCCGGAGGGGAAGAAGAAAGAGCTTTTGCAGCTGTTTTCCCAACCATCACCGTGGATGGCTGCAATAAATGGTGTGCCAAGAGAGCAACTGAAAACTTAAGCGGGAAGGTCAGTGACACGGTTCTGGTTGCCGATATTATCGGCGCGGAAGTAGCGGAAAGTGCCGTACTTTCTACCCGAAATCTTACCCCGGAACATATGGGAATGGTGGATAAAGTCGCAGAGGAAATAAGGGTGAAACTGGATCGTCTGGCTGACCAAAATCGGAGGTAACCAAAATGTTGGAAATACAACTTAACAAGTCCGTAGGTGTCATTTGCAAAGTTGGCAGGGTGTTTGTGAAAAAGGGGGATATCGTTCATAACGATGATGTCCTATTTACGGTGGAATCACGCAAAACACAGACAGTTATTCATGCTAATTTCGAAGGCAAAATCACCGGCGTAAATCTCGTCGGCGGGGGTGCGGTTAAGCCAGAAACTGTTATCATGACGGTGGATGGAAAAACAGCAAACGAATCAAAGGTACTGATAACAAATTCCAGATAATCAATTATCCAATCCGGGAGGTAATTATAATGCTGGGAGTCAAGGTGAATGATTATATCACGTCGACCTGTAAAATTAGCGGTATTTTTGTCAATGCAGGAGATTCTGTGAGCTGCGGTGATGACTTGTTTAGTGTGGAATCCCAAAAAATGAGCAAGGTGATTAAAGCGAATTTTGAAGGAAAAATCAACTATGTTAACTTAGTTAAGGGTGACGAGTTGATTGAAGGAGCTTTTGTTATTACAGTAGATGGCGATGTCATTGAGAAATCTGATGACATTGTGGTGGAACACATATAAATATTAAGGGATTTGTTTTCCCTAGGACCAATTCCTTGGAATCATATGTATAAGGAGGTTATGGAAGTGCTTGAAGTAAGAATTAACCAGCTGACCGAGGTCTGCAAAGTGAACAAAGTGTTTGTCCAAGAAGGGGATATCGTTAAAAATGGTAGTGCGATATTCAGTATTGAGATTAAAAAGTGCCAGATCGTTTATAACTCAAACTTTGAAGGTAAGGTCGTAAAAGTCTTTCTTAATCCGGGTAAAAAACACAGTTCGGAAGAACTCGCCCTGCTAGTGGAAGGGAAGGTTACCGGAGAATCCAAAACATTTATGATTGAACAAAAGGTCGTACCGGCTAATTCTTAACTTAGGAGAAGTACATGTCCAAGTTAAAACTTAAAGTGATGGAACCGAAGAGTCATGATCCATGGCTAAACCTGGCAATAGAAGAATATTTACTTCAGGCCAAAGCATCGGAAGAAATTATCCTTCTACTCTGGCAAAATGCGAAGACAATTGTTATTGGCGCGAATCAGAATCCTTGGAAAGAATGCAACATCGGTCTTTTAGAAGAAAACGAAGGTAAGCTGGCTCGCAGGATTTCAGGAGGCGGTGCTGTTTACCATGATCTGGGAAACTTGAACTTCAGCTTTTTAATGGATCAGTCCGATTACAATTTGGCAAGGCAACTTAAAATTATCACGGACGCCCTGGTGGAGCATCAGGTTATCGCTGAATTTAAGGGCAGAAACGACATTCTGGCTGACGGGAAAAAATTCTCCGGAAATGCGTTTTACCAAAGCGGCAATAAAGCTTTGCACCATGGAACTCTCTTAGTTAATTGTGATTTCTCAGAAATGACCAAGTATTTGCAGGTTTCAGAGAAGAAAATTCAATCGAAAGGCATTGACTCGATCAGCGCCAGGGTCATTAATCTCAGAGAATTGAATCCAAACATAACAATCAACGGTTTAATAGAGAGCATCAAGAAGCTGTTTGCCATGAGTTACGGAGAAAATTATGTCCAAATGACTGAGAATGAACTCGACGCGGACAAATTAGACGTAATCTATCAAAGAAATCGTTCTTGGGAGTGGCGATTCGGAGATACTCCCGAATGCCAAATATCTTTTTCCAACCGCTTTTCGTGGGGAGAGCTCGACATTAACTTAAATGTCGATAAAGGGTTGATCAACGATATTCGAATATATTCCGACGCCATCGATGTTCGTCTGGTGGAAACGATAAAAGAACTTTTCATTGGCTTGCCGTTAGATGCTGCCGTTATCCAAAAAAAGTATAAAGATTATACGGGGGAGCAAGCGTACAAGGATGTCATCAACTGGTTTATTAAAGAAGTCAATCATTATTAAGCCAGTAATATAGTGAGCGCTGATCAACAAGTAAAACGAATTTGTTTCTGTTGCTGAGAGTTTTAAAATTGGGGTTAAGGAGGAGGCGGCATTGCCGCTGACTACGAAGATGGTGAAAAATTGTTCGAACTGCGGGTTGGGAATTCCTCAGTCTGACGGCCAAATAAGCTGTTTTAAGTATAGAACTTTAAATAAGGACGATGAAGATAAAACTTCCTGTCTATTTCATATCGAAACAGTGCTGGAGGATGGTGTTCCCTTGCTTCCTATGCAGCATTTATTGTTAAAGGAAGTAGAAATAAAGCAACGCGGCATGATAGGCCCATTGGGACCAAACTGATTTTGTATGCAATTTTTTATTAGCGCCCTAGCTTGATATTGACAATAAAGGACAGTGCTTAATTAAACAAGTTGAGTCGTTGGAGGATAATAAATGAATAAAGAAATTCTCGAGAAAGTGACGCGCTCAGTAGAAAACATAGGGGGAGCAGGGGATCAAGGGTGTGCCTGCATGTCAGATTTCCTTACTGATCCAAGTATATGGGTTGCTTATGATGTTTTTAAAGACTTAGATGTTAAAGATGACTGGAAGTCAAACGTGTTAAATCAAAACAAAGAATATTACATCCCTGTGGGTGACAATAATCAGCCTGTTTTATCAGAAGAACTGATTATGAGGTTGGGATTGGAAGGGGCATCTTCAGTACGTGTCGTCATCCATGAGAATAAAATAGAACTCTACCCCAATATCCACAGTCTGTCCAAGTTATATATTGAACCAACGTCAAAATGTAATCTGGGCTGTCAGACCTGTATCCGTAATACATGGGAAGAACCGTTAGGCTCAATGGGCCGGGATGTCTTTGATAAGTTGCTCGAACAGCTCAAAGAGTTTAAGACTTTGAGGACCGTTATGTTTGGCGGTTTTGGGGAACCAACGTTTCATAAAGACATACTCTATATGATTGCCAGTGTCAAATCTCTCGGTCTCAATGTCGAATTAGTGACAAATGGGACATTGTTGAATGAGGAAATGGCAAAAGGACTTATTGCCAGCGGACTTGATACGTTATGGGTTTCCTTTGACGGAACAAGTGCGGATAAATTTAATGATATCCGGGAGGGAGCCAGTTTTGAAGCGGTCGTTCAAAATCTGATCCGATTAAAACAGCTCAATTACGAGAGACCTCATCCGATGAAAGTTGGTATTGCTTTTGTTGTCATGAAAAAAAACATTGATGAACTGAGCAATCTTGGGGCTCTGGCCAAAAGGGTCGGAGCACAGATGGTATCTGTGAGCAATGTGATTCCTTATAGCAGGGACATGGTAGAACAGATGGTGTGTGATTTGGATGTTGAAAAAGTTCATCAGACAAATTACCTGGGTTCTGTACCAGTTAACATCCCGATCATCGATAAAACAGAGCTGACAAAACAGCCGTTATATGAGCTATTTCGGGACAACAATAACATCAGTATCATGAAAAACAAAGTTGGGGCAGAAATCGAAAGCTGCAGATTCATCAAAGAAAGATGCACCTTTGTTCGTTGGGACGGAAAAGTCAGTCCGTGCATGGGGTTGCTTCATTCCTATAAAACTTATGTCGGAATAGCTAAAACCGAAAGGGAGATTTTACATTATGCCATCGGGGA is a genomic window containing:
- a CDS encoding putative zinc-binding protein, giving the protein MESIGTKPPTTPVKVGVISCSGEDCLGGTISRLATRKILERIRLGEAVTICLPLFIAGGEEERAFAAVFPTITVDGCNKWCAKRATENLSGKVSDTVLVADIIGAEVAESAVLSTRNLTPEHMGMVDKVAEEIRVKLDRLADQNRR
- a CDS encoding biotin/lipoyl-containing protein produces the protein MLEIQLNKSVGVICKVGRVFVKKGDIVHNDDVLFTVESRKTQTVIHANFEGKITGVNLVGGGAVKPETVIMTVDGKTANESKVLITNSR
- a CDS encoding biotin/lipoyl-containing protein translates to MLGVKVNDYITSTCKISGIFVNAGDSVSCGDDLFSVESQKMSKVIKANFEGKINYVNLVKGDELIEGAFVITVDGDVIEKSDDIVVEHI
- a CDS encoding biotin/lipoyl-containing protein, coding for MLEVRINQLTEVCKVNKVFVQEGDIVKNGSAIFSIEIKKCQIVYNSNFEGKVVKVFLNPGKKHSSEELALLVEGKVTGESKTFMIEQKVVPANS
- a CDS encoding lipoate--protein ligase; protein product: MSKLKLKVMEPKSHDPWLNLAIEEYLLQAKASEEIILLLWQNAKTIVIGANQNPWKECNIGLLEENEGKLARRISGGGAVYHDLGNLNFSFLMDQSDYNLARQLKIITDALVEHQVIAEFKGRNDILADGKKFSGNAFYQSGNKALHHGTLLVNCDFSEMTKYLQVSEKKIQSKGIDSISARVINLRELNPNITINGLIESIKKLFAMSYGENYVQMTENELDADKLDVIYQRNRSWEWRFGDTPECQISFSNRFSWGELDINLNVDKGLINDIRIYSDAIDVRLVETIKELFIGLPLDAAVIQKKYKDYTGEQAYKDVINWFIKEVNHY
- a CDS encoding radical SAM protein, which codes for MNKEILEKVTRSVENIGGAGDQGCACMSDFLTDPSIWVAYDVFKDLDVKDDWKSNVLNQNKEYYIPVGDNNQPVLSEELIMRLGLEGASSVRVVIHENKIELYPNIHSLSKLYIEPTSKCNLGCQTCIRNTWEEPLGSMGRDVFDKLLEQLKEFKTLRTVMFGGFGEPTFHKDILYMIASVKSLGLNVELVTNGTLLNEEMAKGLIASGLDTLWVSFDGTSADKFNDIREGASFEAVVQNLIRLKQLNYERPHPMKVGIAFVVMKKNIDELSNLGALAKRVGAQMVSVSNVIPYSRDMVEQMVCDLDVEKVHQTNYLGSVPVNIPIIDKTELTKQPLYELFRDNNNISIMKNKVGAEIESCRFIKERCTFVRWDGKVSPCMGLLHSYKTYVGIAKTEREILHYAIGDIREKKLTEIWDSKEYHAFREKVDTFDFSPCLKCSICDLAEKNEEDCFGNTFPTCGGCLWGQGVIQCP